The DNA sequence ATAAACagtattattttaaaaatctatctaaaaatgtaattaaattataaaatgtattaaataaagaaatatttctgatATTTAGTTTAATGTTTCTAATTTGTTCACAGCTAGTTCTGGAAAGAGAACAAAACTTATGATATAAGATAATATATGATATGAGATATGATGAATAGATTTGTTATGATTTTAACTGGTCCAACTGTAATTCAGCAGAAATACAGAGACTGAAGAAATAAAGTGAGAAGGTGAAACGTTTAGGGACAGAAAGCTGGATGATACACCAACTCTGGGACAGGattgaagagaaagagagagagagaaagatagagaaagAGCGATGGAGGGAGAGTGGGTGAAGTGAGGGGAGGGGAATGGAGGGATAAAAGAGGAGTGGACTTACTGGACTCACAACACACTGTGACTTTCAGCTTCATACACGGAAGGGGGGGTCCATCATCTGTGGACAGAgctagaaggagagagataggaagagagagagagggagagagagagggacaaatATGTGACACAGTTGATATACACTTTGCAAAGGAAGAAGATAAAAAGGTCACCAGGTTTCCTTCCCTCAGAAATAAACACACATCTCAGCTGCCAAAAATAAATTcacaaaaattaaaataaaataaaactcaGAGAAGAAAAAAAGCTAATCCATTATGATAATAAAACTTGTTTCTAATAAATTAAACAAGTTTTGTGCATGTAGTAAACTCACAGAGGTTGATATAGGTGTTAAAAAAATCACATTATATTATAAggtatattttttaatacagtGTTATATTACTGATGCATATATATGTTACATAAATACATGAATTACAAATATAAACACAAATCTTTATAAAACAAACAGCAACAATttccaatatttttatttaattccACAGAAATGGCTAATCGTTTTAAGTAGGAACCAGGATATATGTACATAAATCATACTGAATACATTTTCTTaaatcacggacgtaatttggggggggtgggggtgggggtgggggtgggggtgggggggggggcatgtcccccacactttttcaaaagccggttttggtcccccccagtttttacagttaaaaccaaatatttaaatagcaacgaatccatgtcccccccactttttattacaaaattacgtccatgtcttAAATGTCTAGTAGGTGTCATTAAATTTATGTGATGTTCACATATATTCCTTTAGTCGTTTTTGAACAAGAGCATCTCTGCCATCTCCGTCACACTTGTATATTAGCAGTCATTCTAGAAACACAAATGAAATCCAGTATAAATGAGAGCTCACATCACAGCCACATGGAAAAAATCAATAGGTATTGAAGCAGACATAGGACAGATTACACTGCACAGCAAAATGAACTTTCACCAATTAAACGGCTGCACCGAGTGCCGAGCCAAACTAGGAGAGCTGATTAGCATCGTCATACGCGCTGCCAAAACGTTCACCATCCCAACACAAAATGTTGCATCAGCATGTGGGACTGCTAACACGGCTAGCGCACATGCTCTGCTAACACAGCTAGCGCACGCGCTGCTAGCACGTGCTGCCACTCAGACTCCCTCCCCTGCAGCTTAATGAGTGTTGCGTAAAAGAGTGGAGAAAGCAGAAATGAGCCTATGAGCTAACGATATTAGCTGGAATATTTTCCAGCGACATGAACTAATGTTGCATCAAATTCCATCCGTTTCGTGCACCAGCACAGACAGTAGTGTACATTTTATGTAATTATAAAACCAGATATTTGAAAAAGAATCTGTATGTATACTTTGTATATAGAAGACATTAGACATTTTATGTGCACTCCATAATTATTGGCACTCTTGGTTAGAATAATGAAACATGTCTTGCActgaaaataaatgaatatttaatgagaTAAAGTTATTTAAATGAGATAAAGTTATTTAACTAGTTTCATTTGAAACACACATTACAATTACTTGCACTCCTTCTTATGAACATAATGTTACTAACCAACATTCCTATTCATATTTGACATTTTATGTACACTTGAATAATTTTGAAGCCGTTAAGAAGCTTCATTCTGTTTTGTTCTAAACCGTGAGGTGACCTGAAGTCCAAACACTCTTAGTCATCCAGCAACATGGGGAATAAACCACAGATGAAACAAGATATAAGGAGACTGGCCTTCACAAATTAGACCACGTGTATAAAAATAGCTTCACGCCTGAAAATACCCGTCTCTGCTAGCAGGGCAATAATTAAGAAGTTTCAAACACCTAGAGCTGTGAGGAGTCTGGCCATGAAGACTGCTGTGGTCCATCTCCGTGCACAGTGGGCATAACTGTTCAGAAGGTCAAGCGTCCCTAAGGATTTCTCTGAAACTTCCTGAACTAAAGGAGTCATTTTCTCTCTGGGGTCACAGAGTCCCACAAATTGCAGTCAGATTCTACCTCCATTGCCAACTAGCCACTGGGACGTGAGGCTGACCAGTAGAGCGTTTGTGAAACATCAGTGGAAGTTTGTAAAGGGGCCCTGCGGTCCCACGAGGCAAAACAGCGCTCTGGGGCAACAGACAGCAAATGCGCTTTTGACAATATGAGATGAGTGTGCAGGGCCTGTTGCCTGCTGTGAAGTGGAGGATTTGTGAGATTATTCAGAGATTGATGTCTTCCAAAAAATCTTGTAATCTTGTAATCTTGAAATCTTGTAATCAAAGGCCCCAAAATCCTAAATATGTGGTATCCTGTAGAAGCTTCCAGAAGGATGGTGATTGAGAGCGTGCCTCGTGTATTCTGGTgaaacatttgtttgtttgtttgcctgCAGTTCTGAAGGGCACTGAAAAGGCAGATTACACATTACAGGACAGATTACAGATTTATATGCTACATTCATCCAGCACACTCCAAGATCATGGCATGAACACAGACAATCCTCCATCTACATACCTTTCATAGTAGTTTCAATGTTATTGCTGAATAGTTCCAACTAGTTATGGATACCCTGGCATTCATAATGAATAATAAGGCTGGAGTTTAAAAGGTTGAACATTAGCTTCCTCAGCAGCAGAAGGGCATGGAGGTAAATGTTCAGTGGCACCAGAGCTGCCGGCGACACGCCCTCCACGAGCCTGGCATGGAGTTTAATCGGTCTGCTCATAACTGTAAATCCATAACGGCCATTTCGGTAACGAACACTGCGGAAGTGTCCCTTCGCTCTACAGTGGAGACCTTTTAATTCAACTCTTAACAACCACACACATCTGGTCAGGCTGTGAGCTGAATTCATGAATTCACACTGACAAAAATGAGAATGTCTGTgtatggcgtgtgtgtgtttatatttatatttgtgtgtgtggcactacAGTAACTGCATTTTGAGAATTTGAGAATGCATGTAGAGTATTTTTAAGAACAGAAAGCCAAGAAAATTACAACTGTCCCAAGGAGGAGAGGTCACTGTTAAGGATGGTGGCTAACAGAAGTATTCTGCATTAATACGTAAAGTAACTGTAAGCCTGCTTtggtacacacacattctcactatATAGACACATTTTAAACTCAGACCTTACACACTACACAGAAGAGCAAATTTAGGctgaatacattttttaaatttttacaTTTCTGTTCACGGGACTCTGAGTTTAACCGTTAGACGAACACATCATCACATGATCTCTGAATGATCCCCGTAGTTTAAATGGGAAAACACGTCCACATGAaaatcacaggtgtgtgtgtgtgtgtctaacgttTGTAGAGCAACGGACACAATAGGCTGTCTGCTGTGTGAACTGGGTCTCATACTTGAATAATACTCTCTATTGTCCCACTCAACAGAACAGTAATTTATGTAAAAGACACCCCTCCTCCTGTCCCCTGTCCCCGTCCCCTCCCCCTGTCCTGAGATGACCTGTACCCCATTCGTGTGACTGGGATCCTCTCAGCTTCCTCTTTTCTCCCCGTTTTTGTTGGTTTGGTTATTTGCTTCCTCAACATTTTCACCATTATCATGAGAGACAAAACCACAGACCGTTTTTGGAACATGGAGGGATTAAGGTGCTCACAGAACAACCCTGCCGGTTTTATGATCTGCACCATCTCAGTGGTGTATATAGACAACacgaaagggaaagagagaacatTTAACTTTTCACTGGATAACCCTGTGACTTTAAAACATTTCAACAATAATCACATATGTGAGCTACAGCACTCCTGAAGATCCAACCCGTAGCACGCTAAACCTAAACCGGACACTAATACAACCCCCTATAATCCCCTGGATCATAGCTATAATCCAGGCCATTagcctaaccataaccctaaccataaccacaAGGATGAGTCCTCACAATGACCCTGcagagacaccccccccccccccccccccccacacacacacacacacacacacacacacacacacacgctcactcacagctgtagtagtagtggtgtccAGGCAGGAACTCCGTGCCCAGCGAGAAGGGAGTGAAACGCTGGATCTTCTCCGAGAACCTGACGGGGCCGTACGGCGCTTGTGGGTCTTTGCATTCCCACCGCTTTATGGCGCCCTTCGTCTCCTGGCAACCACGGAACTCCGCCTCAGCCACGAGGTACAGGGCCAGTGTCTCCAGAGGACGTGGCAGCGGAGAATCGGGTGGGTAGTGAGGACACAGGATGTCCAAGTAGTCGTTCAGCTCCACCTGGACCGAGTAGTTGTCGCTCGTTAGTCtgggagagatagacagagagagggacagagtgaATGaccgtggaggagagaggagttaGAAACGTGGTGTGTTCCTATCAGAACGCGGGTCCGCAGCCAGAGACGTCACACATGCCGTTTTTCCAAGCCAGCTGAGCAGATATCTTGAAATTCGGTAAATTTCACAGAAGACACATTTGTTCTGAATCACTGAGCTCAAAGTTTGCATGTTTGAAATATCAGCAATGATCAATCAATCGACTCTGTGAATctacaccctcaccccccacgAGGCAGGGGCTAGCAGCGGGTCGACATCTGCACAAACTCAGCGTTGGGAAACAGTTTTGAGGCCAATTAAACTAAGAGAATGAACAGCTGAGCAAAATGACCTCTGATCGCAAAACGAGAGTTTGAGGCCAGGAGAATTGTACAGTACTTAAGTGCAAGTTCATAGCAGCTATATGCTAATTAGTGAATGTGATTGACACACAagccacccccacctccctaaACACACTCCGCCACACCACAACTAAAAGTAAAGTCCCACTAATAGGCAAAGCATTAGCATACAATACCCTCCAGTGGACTGGGTTCAGGAACGCTGGCTGTTGTTGGCATACTCTTCCCATTTAGTAGCTGTTTACAAGTTTACTATCAATTAGAAACTCCGTGGGAGACAGGATgcacgcagacagacagacaaagactcgcagagacacagacagttaaacagacagacagaggtcaACAATCTTTCAAACCACTGGCCACAACAGAGCTAAAGAAAGTTGCATCTCATGCAGAGCAACGTCCAGTAAAGGTCCAAAGTCCAGAGAGCAAGAGGACAGGAAGATGGAGAGACAAGGGATTAGAAGAGAGGGAAggcaggacagaggagaggagtggcagagagagagatagagagagagggggggagggaaagagggatgGTAAAGAGatagaggaggggagggaggttcTATTTTAATTAGTTACCCTGGAGAGAATTTGGTGGGAGACAGCAAGAAGACAAGATGGATTTTAATTGGTCTTTTTTGCaccacaagtgtgtgtgcagtacatgagtgtgtgcatgtgtgtgtgtgtgtgtgtgtgtgtgtgtgtgtgctaaagagagagggggagagagagggatgcaaGGAGGCCACaaaggagagagaagaaaagacaGGATGTGAGAGCAAGACAGCCTGGCCAGGTCTGCAGTCACAACTCTAAGAAAAGGagcggagtgtgtgtatgtgagagagagagagagagagagagagagagagagagagagagagagagagagaggggagcaaTGAAAGCTCTATGGAGAGCAAGTAGTAGGAGAGTAAGAAAGGAAGAGGGAAAGgtgaagaggggggggggggtcatcatCCCAAGTTAAGTGGGTGGACACAGAGAAGACAGAAGGCGGCTAATGAAAGagcagagagagcgagagagagagaggaagggagagagagagtgagagagggggagcgagggagagaaggagggagagagggagcgagggagatgtggagacagatggaggagTCCACGTGCAGGTGGAGACGGTCTGAGGACTGAGAACAAAGGTGTAAAGTTACAGGAGGAACAGGAAACTAAGCACCCAGCACAACCGCGTGCCACATGGCCCAtttgtcaaaaatatttatggCAAAATCAGCGGAGTCCAGAGCCAGAATGTTTTCTGAGGCAGTCATCCTAACGCGACTAAACTAAAGC is a window from the Brachyhypopomus gauderio isolate BG-103 chromosome 13, BGAUD_0.2, whole genome shotgun sequence genome containing:
- the efna4 gene encoding ephrin-A4 isoform X2; protein product: MTVTSELSTAMAFLQFPGAPVILRLLLLLMYVLSGALAKRHVVYWNSTNTRLTSDNYSVQVELNDYLDILCPHYPPDSPLPRPLETLALYLVAEAEFRGCQETKGAIKRWECKDPQAPYGPVRFSEKIQRFTPFSLGTEFLPGHHYYYSSLSTDDGPPLPCMKLKVTVCCESRCVGVCVCVCVGVCVCG
- the efna4 gene encoding ephrin-A4 isoform X1, giving the protein MTVTSELSTAMAFLQFPGAPVILRLLLLLMYVLSGALAKRHVVYWNSTNTRLTSDNYSVQVELNDYLDILCPHYPPDSPLPRPLETLALYLVAEAEFRGCQETKGAIKRWECKDPQAPYGPVRFSEKIQRFTPFSLGTEFLPGHHYYYSSLSTDDGPPLPCMKLKVTVCCESTTAATKQRKGTPATRGPASSCTSSAFLVVISTSLFLFLTH